The Legionella sp. PATHC032 genome has a window encoding:
- a CDS encoding TolC family outer membrane protein, protein MRKSLFCWILTLGVSSHVFATDLMDIYQQALENDTIFKEAYDTYMSSTEAIPQARAALYPQVGLGSQAGRNYQDAVAGAFSANQYYGSYLWQVNASQALFNYQAWAKVAQAKASVKAAQASFNDAAQNLILRTAKAYFDVLFAKDTLDFAEAKKRANKRQYDQATQRFQVGLDAITSVYEAKAAYDQSIATVIAARNNQINQSENLRKLTNHVYETLAPLKDSKIPLVKPEPNDVNQWIDTGLKQNYKLYAAKYNLEVAKDNVKAISAGNWPVFSLQSNASQVHNNASGNTVFIPSKQTQANIAIAMNFPVFQGGLVQAQTRQAQYNFQSTSEKLEQTYRDVVVNSRIAFNTITDGISKVKADRQTVISVQNSLQSTEAQFEVGTRTMVDVVNAQQRLFEAQEQLARDQYDLINSILTLKYLAGTLNVNDLEQINSWLATTRVNGFSPVDNKTSK, encoded by the coding sequence ATGAGAAAATCTCTGTTTTGTTGGATTTTAACTTTAGGTGTTTCAAGCCATGTGTTTGCAACAGACCTAATGGATATCTATCAACAAGCTCTGGAGAACGATACCATTTTTAAAGAGGCATATGATACCTATATGTCCAGTACCGAAGCCATTCCTCAAGCTCGTGCTGCTCTTTACCCTCAAGTAGGTCTCGGTTCACAAGCCGGCCGCAATTATCAGGATGCTGTTGCTGGAGCTTTCAGTGCCAATCAATACTATGGAAGCTATTTGTGGCAAGTCAATGCATCTCAAGCACTGTTTAACTACCAGGCATGGGCCAAAGTTGCCCAAGCTAAAGCTTCTGTTAAAGCAGCACAAGCCTCTTTCAATGACGCAGCGCAGAATTTAATTCTAAGAACAGCCAAAGCTTATTTTGATGTCCTGTTTGCCAAAGATACTTTAGATTTTGCCGAAGCAAAAAAAAGGGCAAACAAAAGACAGTATGATCAAGCAACTCAACGTTTTCAAGTCGGCCTGGATGCCATCACTTCTGTCTATGAAGCGAAAGCAGCGTATGATCAGTCGATAGCGACAGTTATCGCCGCCCGCAATAATCAGATTAATCAGAGTGAAAATTTGCGAAAACTTACTAATCACGTATACGAAACACTCGCGCCACTCAAAGACAGTAAAATTCCTCTTGTTAAACCAGAGCCGAATGACGTGAATCAATGGATAGATACCGGACTTAAGCAAAACTACAAATTGTATGCTGCAAAATATAATCTTGAGGTGGCAAAAGACAATGTAAAGGCAATCTCTGCGGGTAACTGGCCAGTTTTTTCACTACAGAGCAACGCCAGCCAGGTACATAATAATGCATCCGGCAATACTGTTTTTATTCCATCAAAGCAAACCCAGGCTAATATTGCAATCGCGATGAATTTTCCTGTTTTTCAAGGAGGTCTAGTCCAGGCTCAGACTCGACAAGCTCAATATAATTTTCAGTCTACGAGTGAAAAACTGGAACAAACATATCGAGACGTCGTTGTAAACAGCCGCATCGCTTTCAATACCATCACTGATGGGATAAGTAAGGTAAAGGCGGACAGACAAACGGTCATCTCTGTGCAAAATTCTTTGCAAAGTACTGAAGCTCAATTTGAAGTGGGAACTCGAACCATGGTGGATGTGGTCAATGCTCAACAAAGACTGTTTGAAGCACAGGAACAATTAGCACGGGATCAATACGACTTGATTAACTCCATACTTACACTGAAATACCTTGCAGGGACATTAAACGTTAATGATCTCGAACAGATTAACTCATGGTTAGCAACTACACGTGTCAATGGATTTTCACCAGTAGATAACAAAACCTCCAAATAA